In the Colwellia sp. 20A7 genome, one interval contains:
- a CDS encoding MFS transporter, whose protein sequence is MSVSGLNRIEKRAAFSLASVFGVRMLGLFMILPVFAIYGEQLAGYSPLWLGLAIGAYGLTQALLQIPMGMLSDKYGRKPVILAGLVVFLIGSVIAALSTTIYGVVIGRAIQGMGAIASAILALAADLSREEQRPKVMATIGMFIGLSFTLAMILGPIVADAFGLSGLFWFTGFLTILAMLMIQFMVPYSVSKAPRGDNVALPEQISKLIKNPQLSRLNCGVFILHMSLTACFVTLPKQFVASGLALENHWQLYLPTLLGSFFLMVPFMIIAMKKEQEKPMFSGAIALLSLALFSLWLLPTGLWSLVFSVVLFFTAFNYLEATMPSILSRLAPAGVKGSAMGIYSSSQFLGAFAGGIIGGLVASRYGEQSIFLVMALLSLIWLAVSFGMKKLKKSKNFSFITNIKTAEKVEEISEILISMPGIIEATLVQNEAKMGDKESSNAVAYLKVDEKLVDLLAVKALLQQDLS, encoded by the coding sequence ATGAGCGTTTCAGGTTTAAACCGTATTGAGAAAAGAGCTGCATTCTCACTTGCCAGTGTTTTTGGTGTGCGTATGTTAGGGCTATTTATGATTTTGCCAGTGTTTGCTATCTACGGTGAACAGTTAGCTGGTTATAGCCCATTATGGTTAGGTCTTGCTATTGGAGCTTATGGTTTAACGCAGGCATTACTTCAAATACCAATGGGCATGTTATCAGATAAATATGGGCGAAAACCTGTGATATTGGCAGGTTTGGTGGTGTTTCTTATTGGCAGTGTTATTGCCGCATTGTCTACTACTATTTATGGCGTCGTTATTGGTCGAGCAATTCAAGGTATGGGTGCAATAGCAAGTGCTATTCTTGCCTTAGCAGCAGATTTAAGTCGTGAAGAACAGCGGCCTAAGGTAATGGCCACAATCGGTATGTTCATCGGATTGTCTTTCACTCTTGCGATGATTTTAGGGCCTATTGTGGCTGATGCTTTTGGCTTAAGTGGCTTATTTTGGTTTACTGGTTTTTTAACTATTTTAGCCATGTTGATGATCCAATTTATGGTGCCTTATTCTGTGAGTAAAGCCCCTCGAGGTGATAATGTTGCCTTACCTGAACAAATCTCTAAGTTAATTAAAAATCCGCAGTTGTCACGCTTAAACTGCGGGGTATTTATTTTACATATGTCGTTAACTGCCTGTTTTGTTACTTTACCTAAGCAGTTTGTTGCTAGTGGCTTAGCCTTAGAAAATCATTGGCAATTATACTTACCAACATTGCTTGGTTCTTTCTTTTTGATGGTACCGTTTATGATTATCGCCATGAAAAAAGAGCAAGAAAAACCTATGTTTAGTGGTGCGATTGCTTTGTTAAGTCTTGCACTATTTTCACTATGGTTATTACCTACAGGGCTTTGGAGTTTAGTTTTTTCAGTTGTGCTTTTCTTTACCGCATTTAATTATTTAGAAGCAACGATGCCTTCTATTTTATCTCGACTTGCCCCTGCTGGTGTGAAAGGTAGTGCTATGGGTATTTATTCTAGCAGTCAATTCTTAGGGGCTTTTGCCGGCGGTATTATTGGTGGTTTGGTTGCGTCTCGTTATGGCGAGCAAAGTATATTTTTAGTGATGGCTCTACTTAGCTTGATTTGGTTAGCCGTTAGTTTTGGTATGAAAAAGCTTAAAAAATCTAAAAACTTTAGTTTTATTACTAATATTAAAACAGCCGAAAAAGTAGAAGAAATTTCTGAAATATTGATTAGTATGCCGGGTATTATTGAAGCAACACTTGTGCAAAATGAGGCCAAAATGGGTGATAAAGAAAGTAGTAATGCAGTAGCTTATTTAAAGGTGGATGAAAAGCTCGTTGATTTACTTGCGGTTAAAGCACTGTTACAACAAGATCTTAGCTAA
- a CDS encoding Crp/Fnr family transcriptional regulator, with translation MLPLKNISRLKLLEIVARINFFKRLTLQERELLLNSSACYKCYKDKFVQTEDDHNSNFYIVLSGKVAISKNDTDNIVGYISVGEFIGESSFINKSRKSASAKAIDDSIILCIDQDALRDLPLKIKDKCKDAIIEGMASRIAYLTENIQQLS, from the coding sequence ATGTTACCATTGAAAAACATATCGCGTTTAAAGCTATTAGAAATTGTTGCGCGTATTAATTTTTTTAAACGATTAACGCTTCAAGAGCGCGAGTTACTATTAAACTCGTCAGCTTGCTATAAATGTTATAAAGATAAGTTTGTGCAAACCGAAGACGATCATAATAGTAATTTTTATATTGTGTTATCAGGTAAAGTCGCCATCAGCAAAAATGACACTGATAATATCGTTGGTTATATTTCTGTCGGTGAATTTATTGGTGAAAGTAGTTTTATTAATAAAAGCCGTAAAAGCGCATCAGCAAAAGCAATAGATGACTCAATTATACTTTGTATAGATCAAGATGCTTTACGTGATTTACCTCTCAAAATTAAAGATAAATGTAAAGATGCTATTATCGAAGGAATGGCGAGTAGAATTGCTTATTTAACAGAAAACATTCAACAGCTGTCTTAA
- a CDS encoding putative glycoside hydrolase, which translates to MANVNVSKQLADLPKDEWAELSIDVSCFSSQGLAFDKLVKPFELTSKGKLTLSMSDVSFEAKAGETAAIQCQ; encoded by the coding sequence ATGGCAAATGTTAACGTTTCAAAACAATTAGCTGACTTACCTAAAGATGAGTGGGCCGAATTATCAATAGATGTTAGTTGTTTTTCTAGTCAAGGTCTAGCGTTTGATAAGCTTGTTAAACCTTTTGAATTAACGTCAAAAGGTAAATTAACACTGTCAATGAGTGATGTTTCCTTTGAAGCTAAAGCTGGAGAAACTGCGGCTATTCAGTGTCAGTAG
- a CDS encoding oxidoreductase encodes MTTPNEINNSSIEQPFPHLLAPLDLGFTQLANRTLMGSMHTGLEEERGGFSKLAAFYEERAKGGVGLIVTGGVSPNKRGTIAPLGSELSHFWHVNKHKEVTAAVHKYPTKICLQLLHTGRYAYHPFSVAPSKIKSPINPFTPKAMSDGQIRSTIKDYAYAAHLADKAGYDGVEIMGSEGYLINQFACLRTNQRDDDWGGGIENRMRLAIETIKAVRAKVGENFIIIFRLSMLDLVEGGNTWDEVVLMAKAVEKAGATLINTGIGWHEARIPTIVTSVPRAAFTWITERMKKEVSLPLITTNRINTPEVAEEIIASGQADMVSMARPFLADANFVNKAAANKSDEINTCIGCNQACLDHVFEQKRASCLVNPRACYETEINFEPTNNRKKLAVIGAGPAGLAFSVYASERGHQVELFDKISEIGGQFNVAKQIPGKEEFFETLRYFNKQLTLHNIPVHLNNEQSAESLLAAGFDEVILATGIKPRKLDIEGIDHPKVLSYLQVLREKVPVGEKVAIIGAGGIGFDVATYLSESGESLTTNLDAWLKNWGVDKNYQTSGALLEPSAASSDKPERQITLLQRKATKVGKGLGKTSGWVHRANLVKHGVKMVPGVSYKSVTDEGLTIEVNGEEKLLDVDNIIICAGQESNRDLQQALEDGGLTVHLIGGANVASELDAKRAIRQAAELAMII; translated from the coding sequence ATGACAACACCAAATGAAATAAATAATTCATCCATAGAGCAGCCTTTTCCTCATTTATTAGCCCCCTTGGATTTAGGTTTTACTCAATTAGCTAATCGCACTTTAATGGGGTCTATGCATACCGGATTAGAAGAAGAGCGTGGTGGTTTTTCAAAATTAGCCGCCTTTTATGAAGAACGTGCAAAAGGTGGTGTTGGGCTAATTGTTACTGGTGGTGTTAGTCCTAATAAGCGTGGCACAATTGCACCTTTGGGTAGTGAATTAAGTCATTTTTGGCATGTAAATAAGCATAAAGAAGTGACCGCAGCTGTTCACAAATACCCAACAAAGATCTGTTTACAGTTATTACACACAGGTCGTTATGCTTATCATCCTTTTAGTGTGGCGCCGAGTAAAATTAAATCGCCGATTAATCCTTTTACTCCTAAAGCAATGTCTGATGGCCAGATTCGAAGTACGATCAAAGATTATGCTTATGCCGCTCATTTGGCCGATAAAGCTGGCTATGATGGTGTTGAAATAATGGGTAGTGAAGGTTATTTGATCAATCAATTTGCTTGTCTTCGTACTAACCAACGTGATGATGACTGGGGCGGCGGCATTGAAAATCGTATGCGCTTAGCTATTGAAACAATTAAAGCTGTACGTGCAAAAGTAGGTGAAAATTTCATTATTATCTTCCGATTATCAATGTTGGATTTAGTTGAAGGCGGTAATACCTGGGACGAAGTCGTTTTAATGGCTAAAGCTGTTGAGAAAGCAGGTGCTACCTTAATCAATACAGGTATTGGCTGGCATGAAGCTCGTATACCTACGATAGTGACCTCTGTACCAAGAGCGGCGTTTACTTGGATTACTGAGCGAATGAAAAAAGAAGTATCGCTACCGTTAATCACTACAAACCGTATTAATACCCCTGAAGTGGCTGAAGAAATAATCGCATCAGGGCAGGCGGATATGGTGTCTATGGCTAGACCATTTTTAGCTGATGCAAACTTTGTTAATAAAGCAGCGGCCAATAAATCAGATGAAATTAATACCTGTATTGGGTGTAATCAAGCTTGTTTAGATCATGTTTTTGAGCAAAAAAGAGCGTCATGTTTGGTTAACCCTAGAGCTTGTTATGAAACTGAAATAAACTTTGAACCAACGAATAATCGTAAAAAATTAGCCGTTATTGGTGCTGGTCCAGCAGGTTTAGCGTTTAGTGTTTACGCGTCTGAACGAGGACATCAGGTTGAACTTTTTGACAAAATAAGTGAAATTGGAGGACAGTTCAATGTTGCTAAACAAATTCCAGGTAAAGAAGAGTTTTTTGAAACTTTACGTTATTTTAATAAGCAACTTACGTTACATAATATTCCAGTGCATTTGAATAATGAACAGAGTGCCGAGTCTCTATTGGCTGCTGGGTTTGATGAAGTTATTTTAGCGACGGGCATCAAGCCTAGAAAATTAGACATTGAAGGTATCGACCATCCTAAAGTGTTGAGCTATTTACAAGTGTTACGTGAAAAAGTGCCAGTGGGAGAGAAAGTGGCTATCATTGGTGCCGGTGGTATTGGTTTTGATGTGGCAACATACCTTTCAGAGTCAGGTGAATCACTAACCACTAACCTTGATGCTTGGCTAAAAAATTGGGGTGTTGATAAAAATTACCAAACCTCGGGGGCATTATTAGAGCCGAGTGCAGCGTCTTCTGATAAACCAGAGAGACAAATCACCTTGTTACAGCGTAAAGCCACAAAAGTCGGTAAAGGTTTAGGAAAAACATCGGGTTGGGTACATCGTGCTAATTTAGTTAAACATGGTGTGAAAATGGTACCAGGTGTTAGTTATAAGTCAGTAACTGATGAAGGATTAACTATTGAAGTAAATGGCGAAGAAAAGTTGCTTGATGTTGATAATATTATTATTTGTGCAGGACAAGAATCAAATCGAGATTTACAACAAGCGCTTGAAGACGGAGGTTTAACCGTACACTTAATCGGTGGTGCTAATGTAGCTTCTGAGCTTGATGCTAAGCGTGCTATTCGACAAGCTGCTGAATTAGCGATGATAATATAA
- the pssA gene encoding CDP-diacylglycerol--serine O-phosphatidyltransferase — MKNLVISNTDIEIFSTPKQYKQQLLSLIANAHRRIYITALYLQDDEAGREILHALYKAKEIRPKLEINIFVDFHRGQRGLIGEKDSLGNRALYLDLAAHYDEKISIYGIAVKRKELFGVLHLKGMVFDDQLFYTGASINDIYMHQGCRYRLDRYYQIHCSSLTNSFCQYLRNTFINSNLAPLLNEPDLPSPIDQKRNILALKLLLKKSTYSINSTSNNKNSGVITNPISITPLIGFGRRKNHLNKVIRQTIRHAQKKLLIFTPYFNLPPVLAKDVVNALKRGVNITLVVGDKKANDFYIADESEFSTIGIVPYIYEMLLKRFVKRYQNFIDQGLLNIYLWQHEDNSFHLKGIISDERYHLLTGSNLNPRAWTLDLENGLLLDDPSKGLMTKVTPELVTIMEHTQKINHFSELDAVSDYPTKPKRLLNRIRIAQLDRILKRFL; from the coding sequence ATGAAAAATTTAGTGATCAGCAATACAGATATTGAAATATTCTCTACTCCAAAACAATATAAGCAACAACTATTATCTTTAATTGCTAATGCCCATCGTCGTATATATATAACTGCACTTTACTTACAAGATGACGAAGCTGGCAGAGAAATATTGCATGCTTTGTATAAAGCTAAAGAAATCAGACCCAAGCTAGAAATTAATATTTTTGTTGATTTCCATCGAGGTCAGCGAGGTTTAATTGGAGAAAAAGACAGTTTAGGCAATCGTGCTTTATATCTTGATTTAGCCGCGCATTATGACGAAAAAATTTCAATATATGGCATTGCTGTTAAGCGAAAAGAGCTATTTGGTGTATTGCACTTAAAAGGCATGGTTTTTGACGATCAACTTTTCTATACCGGTGCAAGTATTAATGACATATACATGCATCAAGGCTGTCGTTATCGTTTAGACAGATATTATCAAATTCATTGTTCTTCATTAACTAACAGTTTTTGTCAGTATTTACGTAATACCTTTATTAATTCAAACCTAGCACCATTACTTAATGAACCTGATTTACCTAGCCCTATTGATCAAAAACGCAATATTTTAGCCTTAAAACTATTATTGAAAAAATCAACTTACTCGATAAACTCAACAAGTAATAATAAAAATTCAGGTGTGATTACTAACCCAATATCAATAACACCTTTAATAGGATTTGGGCGAAGAAAAAATCACTTGAACAAAGTTATTCGTCAAACAATTAGACATGCACAAAAAAAATTATTAATTTTTACACCTTATTTTAATTTACCTCCTGTACTGGCAAAAGATGTTGTTAATGCATTAAAGCGTGGCGTGAATATCACCTTAGTTGTTGGTGACAAAAAAGCGAATGACTTTTATATTGCTGATGAATCTGAATTCAGCACTATTGGTATAGTCCCTTATATTTATGAAATGCTCTTAAAGCGTTTTGTTAAACGCTATCAAAACTTTATTGATCAAGGGTTATTGAATATATATTTATGGCAACATGAAGATAATAGCTTTCATTTAAAGGGAATTATTAGTGATGAACGTTACCATCTACTGACAGGCAGTAATTTAAATCCACGGGCATGGACATTAGATTTAGAAAATGGTTTGTTACTGGATGATCCTTCAAAAGGTTTAATGACTAAAGTGACGCCAGAGCTTGTTACTATTATGGAGCATACTCAAAAAATAAATCACTTTAGCGAACTTGATGCAGTAAGTGATTACCCAACAAAACCAAAGAGATTACTGAATAGGATTCGTATTGCTCAGCTTGATCGTATTTTGAAACGCTTTTTGTAG
- a CDS encoding acyl-CoA thioesterase, translating to MFTEKLMPRFNDTDALGHINNTTIPVWFEGGREPIFRLFIPDLDLSKWKLIIAKIEVSYHGQLFYGQEVEIRTFIGRIGGASFDAYQEVWQHGEKCASGSASMVHFNYQTQASEKIPDDIRIELAKHLYQQ from the coding sequence ATGTTCACAGAAAAGTTAATGCCACGTTTTAATGATACAGACGCACTTGGTCATATCAACAACACGACTATTCCTGTGTGGTTTGAAGGTGGCAGAGAGCCCATTTTTAGATTATTTATTCCAGATTTAGACCTATCAAAATGGAAATTAATTATTGCCAAAATTGAAGTCTCTTATCACGGTCAATTATTTTATGGGCAAGAGGTTGAAATACGTACTTTTATTGGTCGAATTGGTGGCGCTTCGTTTGATGCTTATCAAGAAGTTTGGCAGCATGGTGAAAAATGTGCCTCTGGTAGTGCTTCAATGGTTCACTTTAATTACCAAACACAAGCCTCTGAGAAAATACCAGATGATATTCGTATTGAATTAGCAAAGCATTTATATCAACAATAG
- the ssb gene encoding single-stranded DNA-binding protein produces the protein MAGVNKVIIVGNLGKDPEVRFMPNGGAVANITVATSDSWKDKQTGEQKEKTEWHRVVMFGKLAEIAGEYLKKGSKVYLEGSLQTRKWTNPQGQDQYTTEIVLQGFNGVMQMLDGKPSGQNTGFQQQAPQQQGQAQNTGFQQQAPQQQGGYAPQAQQPAPQQAYNKPAQQGGYTQQPQQAPQQQGGYAPQGQPQGGFAPQGQQPQQAPKVNPQEPSIDFDDDIPF, from the coding sequence ATGGCGGGTGTAAATAAAGTAATTATTGTAGGTAACTTAGGTAAAGATCCTGAAGTGCGTTTTATGCCTAATGGTGGTGCGGTGGCAAATATCACTGTAGCAACATCTGACTCATGGAAAGATAAGCAAACTGGTGAGCAAAAAGAAAAAACAGAATGGCACCGTGTTGTTATGTTTGGTAAATTAGCTGAAATTGCTGGTGAATACTTAAAAAAAGGTTCAAAAGTTTATCTTGAGGGCTCGTTACAAACGCGTAAGTGGACTAACCCACAAGGGCAAGATCAATATACTACTGAAATTGTATTACAAGGATTTAATGGTGTAATGCAAATGCTAGACGGTAAACCGTCAGGCCAAAATACTGGTTTTCAGCAACAAGCGCCTCAACAACAAGGTCAAGCGCAAAACACTGGCTTTCAGCAACAAGCACCTCAACAACAAGGTGGTTATGCACCTCAAGCGCAGCAACCGGCACCACAACAAGCTTATAACAAACCAGCACAACAAGGTGGTTATACGCAACAACCTCAACAAGCTCCTCAACAACAAGGTGGTTATGCACCACAAGGTCAGCCACAAGGCGGTTTTGCCCCGCAAGGACAACAGCCTCAACAAGCACCTAAAGTGAATCCACAAGAGCCATCAATTGATTTTGATGATGATATACCTTTTTAG
- a CDS encoding glutaredoxin family protein gives MKRIVLYTMEKCPHCQTAKRYLDEQRIPYRLCNVQTPKGQKEFSVTGMRAVPVLKIGDQLLNGFSIADFNKLFKS, from the coding sequence ATGAAGCGAATTGTACTTTATACCATGGAAAAGTGTCCACATTGTCAAACTGCAAAGCGTTATTTAGATGAGCAGAGGATCCCTTATCGCTTATGTAATGTGCAAACGCCAAAAGGTCAAAAAGAGTTTTCTGTAACGGGTATGAGAGCAGTACCTGTATTAAAAATAGGTGATCAGTTACTGAATGGTTTTTCTATCGCTGATTTTAATAAGCTATTTAAAAGTTAA
- a CDS encoding tetratricopeptide repeat-containing diguanylate cyclase — protein MQLVFRYAFFVFVTCCFFVANAAKLTDSSTLQNIEHGLHKQPWTTYQSLLEQAEQLDEMSPNYKLWWLLRKAEAENLLYLFDKFEATVEQSLAAVNENTPPRITINLDFFRGLILQRQGHYERSLNLFKKAQASAIANDYIALAVQAKQELAYTLSLTGVYELPLTELQQAYMEAFMLNNEFLIARINEVYGAIYGYMHDYAKSIEYYQKALISYQQLEYPYYEGEAIYGLAVTYRYWEKHELAIEYYKRYRKKIEFSPNNINGKFFAAYGIAMSEASKGSCEQALESIDYAVSIEGLNDYKAELYKRKSECLIAGGKLEDAKTALNKADEIFHSLPELLGTRWQIEILKISAELAQAKGNHKEAYQLLKQFNQNEIELLKDNMSDRLLRVRASLEAGRQNIEISLLQQRTKVQQLEFEQQKQANTMQVYVIVFVVTLILIMLFFTYFQWHHNKKLKELSIRDSLSNSFNRRYVFNFLDKLVDANYQEKNTISIMVIDIDDFKQVNDLYGHPFGDEIIRKISDIGSAILRTEDVIGRVGGEEFLCVLPRIDAVQSLHIAQRFVNTVNQHEFVTESNNGGTQKIQVTVSIGLATSSKKAQTSTDLYLQADKALYHAKDSGKNRVIQYQESMQYLNHGNQQNEIPAFDDK, from the coding sequence TTGCAGCTAGTTTTTCGATATGCTTTTTTTGTATTTGTTACCTGTTGCTTTTTTGTTGCTAATGCTGCGAAATTAACAGACAGTTCGACATTGCAAAATATAGAGCATGGCTTACATAAACAGCCATGGACAACATATCAATCATTACTTGAACAAGCTGAACAATTAGACGAAATGTCACCAAATTACAAACTGTGGTGGTTATTACGTAAAGCAGAAGCAGAAAATTTATTGTATTTATTTGATAAGTTTGAAGCAACAGTTGAGCAATCTTTAGCAGCAGTAAACGAAAATACCCCACCCAGAATAACTATTAATCTTGATTTCTTTCGCGGTCTCATCCTCCAGCGCCAAGGTCACTACGAGCGCTCACTAAATCTTTTTAAAAAAGCTCAAGCATCGGCAATAGCAAATGATTATATTGCTTTAGCTGTGCAAGCTAAGCAAGAATTAGCATACACTCTTAGCTTAACTGGTGTTTATGAACTGCCATTAACTGAGCTACAGCAGGCATATATGGAAGCATTTATGTTAAACAATGAATTCTTAATCGCTAGAATTAATGAAGTCTATGGTGCAATTTACGGTTATATGCATGATTATGCTAAATCAATAGAATATTATCAAAAAGCGCTGATAAGTTATCAACAATTAGAGTACCCATATTATGAAGGTGAGGCTATATATGGTTTAGCCGTCACTTATCGTTATTGGGAAAAACATGAGTTGGCGATTGAATATTATAAACGTTATCGAAAAAAAATTGAATTTAGCCCTAACAATATTAATGGCAAGTTTTTTGCGGCTTATGGTATTGCGATGAGTGAAGCAAGCAAAGGGAGTTGTGAGCAAGCATTAGAGTCTATTGATTACGCAGTGAGTATAGAAGGGTTAAATGATTACAAAGCCGAACTATACAAACGGAAGTCAGAATGTTTAATCGCTGGTGGTAAGTTAGAGGATGCGAAAACAGCATTAAATAAAGCAGATGAAATATTTCATTCATTACCTGAATTACTGGGTACTCGTTGGCAAATAGAAATACTAAAGATTAGTGCTGAATTAGCGCAAGCTAAAGGTAACCACAAAGAGGCATATCAACTATTGAAACAGTTTAATCAAAATGAAATTGAATTGTTAAAAGATAATATGTCTGATCGTTTATTACGTGTTAGAGCTAGCCTAGAGGCAGGTCGACAAAATATAGAAATATCATTATTACAACAACGTACTAAAGTGCAACAGTTAGAATTTGAACAACAAAAACAAGCCAATACAATGCAAGTTTATGTGATTGTTTTTGTCGTTACACTGATATTAATTATGTTGTTTTTCACTTATTTTCAATGGCATCATAATAAAAAATTAAAGGAATTATCGATTAGAGATTCACTTTCCAACTCGTTTAATCGACGTTATGTATTTAATTTTCTAGATAAATTAGTTGATGCTAATTACCAAGAAAAAAATACTATCTCAATTATGGTGATAGATATTGATGATTTTAAGCAAGTGAATGATCTATATGGTCATCCTTTTGGGGATGAAATCATTCGGAAAATATCAGATATAGGATCTGCTATTTTAAGAACAGAAGATGTGATTGGTCGTGTAGGTGGCGAAGAATTTCTTTGTGTCTTGCCAAGGATTGACGCAGTACAAAGCTTGCACATTGCACAGCGTTTTGTAAATACGGTTAACCAACATGAGTTTGTGACTGAAAGTAACAATGGGGGCACTCAAAAAATACAAGTGACCGTGAGTATAGGTTTAGCAACATCATCTAAAAAGGCTCAAACCAGTACAGATCTATATTTGCAAGCAGACAAAGCGCTTTATCATGCTAAGGATAGTGGTAAAAACCGGGTCATACAATATCAAGAATCTATGCAATATTTAAATCATGGCAATCAGCAGAACGAAATCCCAGCATTTGATGACAAATAA